The Gloeocapsa sp. PCC 73106 DNA segment CTAGGAATTAAAGCGTGATAAGTTAATCCCTGGGTTTCGTTTGTCCCTTCTTCTACTAACCAAGTAATCGGTTGTTCACCGGGGATAATAATACTTTCGATCAACAGAATTTTGGGTGCTAGAGAACATAGATTACGAATCACCCGAAAAGGATTCTCTGTATGATAGATTAGCCCCAAACAAAAGATTAAATCAGCCACGGGTAAATGAGACATAGCCGTTTTCGATTCAACGTCTATCTGAATAAAATTAGCAGCGCTTACTCTCTCTCTAGCTATTTCTATCAGGTCGTCTCGACCGTCAACACCCTGCACTTTTAAACCCAATCTTACCAACTTATCAGCGAACCAACCTGGACCGCAACCTACATCTAGACAAGTATTTAGGG contains these protein-coding regions:
- a CDS encoding bifunctional 2-polyprenyl-6-hydroxyphenol methylase/3-demethylubiquinol 3-O-methyltransferase UbiG, which encodes MLLFDQSYYISINEARWQVCEAILKEIQSKQQITLNTCLDVGCGPGWFADKLVRLGLKVQGVDGRDDLIEIARERVSAANFIQIDVESKTAMSHLPVADLIFCLGLIYHTENPFRVIRNLCSLAPKILLIESIIIPGEQPITWLVEEGTNETQGLTYHALIPSRNCLVKMLQIAGMSHIYQYTGAIAHEDFQETDTKYRRRELFIAAQIPLNISNCQELPELKTPKYDFSKG